The region GCGACGGGCAGGACGCGGTGCGGCGCCTGTCGCTGTGGCGTACGGCGGGATTCGTGGGTGTCCTGGCCTGCTGGCTGCTGTTCATCGGCCTGACGTCCCATCAAGTGATGCCGCCGATCATGATGGTCACGCTTGCCCTGGCCCAGTGGGCGCGGTCCCGGGCGACCGCGGGCTGGGAGCGCGCGAACGGGGCCGTGCTGTGGCAGGGCGTCCCCGGTCTGCGGGGATCCCGACGCCGCGTGTTCCGCGTGCCGTCCGGCGCTGCGGACCCCGTTGCCTAGGACGTCCGTCGGATCGCCGAGGAGTCGCAGCGTTCTCGCCTTCGACATCAGCGGGGAGGACTTCGGCTGGGGGGCACCCTGGACGAGGGGGCGTGTCGGCGCACCTTTGCCCCCTGCCCGGCGGTGCGTCCTCGATCGTAGAGTGATCGAAGACCAGTGCGGGCTCGAGACGGCCCCGGGTTGCCCGTTCGCCACCAGGAGGCACGTATGACACGTCACGTCACCGTTGTCACGGGCGGCAGCAGGGGGATCGGTGCCGCGACGTGCGCGCGTCTCGCGGCGGACGGCCACGACGTGGCGGTGGGGTACGTGAGCGACGGCGCCGCCGCGGAGTGGACCGCGAGCGCCGTCCGCGCGGCGGGGGCCCGCTGCGTCACGGTACGTGTGGACACCTCTGACGAGGACGACGTCGAGCGGCTCTTCGACACGGCGGCGGACCGGCTCGGGCCGGTGACGGGCTTGGTGAACAACGCCGGCGTGACCGGTCCGCTCGGCAGGCTCGCGGACACCGACCCCGCCGATCTACGGCGCGTGGTGGACGTCAACCTGCTGGGCACGCTGCTGTGTTCGCGGCGGGCCGCCCGGTCCATGGCGGCCTGGGGGAGTGGCGTCATCGTCAACGTGTCCTCGACGGCGGCCACACTCGGCAGCCCCGGTGACTTCGTCCACTACGCGGCCACCAAGGCCGCCGTCGACGCCCTGACGGTGGGCCTCGCCAAGGAACTCGGCCCGGACGGCATCCGCGTCAACGCGGTCGCACCCGGCATGATCGCCACGGAGATGCACGCCACCAGCGGAGATCCGGGCCGCGCCGAGCGCGCCGCCTCGTCGATTCCGCTGCGCCGCGTCGGTCAGGCCGAGGAAGTCGCCGCGGCCATCGCGTGGTTGATGTCGCCCGATGCGTCGTACACGACGGGGGCGGTGTTGCGGGTGTCCGGGGGGCGGTGAGCCCCGACCAGGGTGCCGGTCATCGACCCTTGGACTTCGTGCAGGTCCCCATGCCCGATCTCACGCGGCCTCGACGACCTCTCCGCGTATCGCTTCCGCCCACTTCACGACCAGCAGCTCGTACTCCGCGCGCTCCTGCGCGGAAAGGGAGCCGCCCGCGCGCATCCACAAGGCGCGGATCTGTTCGTTCAGCGCTGCAGCGGACCGCACGGAACCAGAGGACATTAAATCGGGGGACATGCGCACCAGCCTAGGGGCAAGGACTGACACTGCGCTACCGGGCGGCTACTCATCCCGTATGCGGTTCGTCACGGCCGACGCGGAGTGACGCGAACGGGCTCGGTCGATCCGTACGACGGCCCGCCGGCCCCGATGCCGAACGCCCCGGAACACCTCGCCGACGGCGCCCGGATCGTCGGTCGGGGGTGCGCTGTCGCCCGACTTCCGCCGGGGCGGCCGGGATCCGCTCACCGCCGCTCGGCCCAGGCGCGGGACCAGTCCAGCAGCGGCCCCATCGCGGCGACCAGGTCGTCGCCGAGCGCGGTGAGGTGCCACGCCGGCTGCGCCGCCGTCGCTGTCGACGAGGCGATGCCCGCCTCGCGGAGTTCCGTGAGGCGCGTGGACAGGACGCTGGAGGACATGCCGTCGCAACGGCGCTGGAGGTCCCGGAAGCCGATCGGGGCGCCGTTGCCGTGCAGTTCCCGGATGACCCGTAGCGTCCAGCGCCGGCCGAGCAGATCCAGCGCCGCCATGACGGGACGACCGGTGGCCGAGCCGCGGACGGGGCGGCCGGGGGCGGGAGCGTCCGAGTCCTGATGGGGGCTGCCCGGAGCCGAGGCGTCCGTGCCCTCGAAAGGGCCCTCGGGGCCCGGACGGCCCCGCCTCGGAATGCCGGAAGCCGAATCGTTCGGCGCGGGTGTCGTGCCCAAGTGAGTACCTCTCGCCGGGAGTCGCTCACCTCCCACCCTTGCGCTTCGATTTCAGAAGCGCAAGGCTGCCGGCCATGAAACAGCGCATCGACGGCGTCACGCCGCCCTACGAGCCCGAGACCGACCGCGCGTTGCACCGATGGATGCCGCCCGGTGTCGCCCGCGAACCCCTGATGCTGTTCAAGGTGCTGGAGCGCCACCCGGAACTCGCCTCACGTATGAGGGCACTGGGCGCCGGCCTCCTCGTCCACGGCCTGCTGAGCGACGCCGACCGGGAACTCGTCATCGCCCGCGTCGCCGCCCGCTCCGGATGCGCGTACGAATGGGGCGTCCACATGGCGACGTACGCCGAGACGGCCGGACTCACCCCGCGGCAGGTGACGCTCACGGCGACCGGCGGACCCGACCACCCGGCCTGGTCCGACCGGCAGGCGGCGCTGCTGCGTGCCGTCGACGAGCTGCACGACACGGCCCGGGTGAGCGACGCGGCCTGGAGCGGACTGCGGGAGCACCTCGACGAGCCCGAAGCCCTCGAGCTGCTGGTCCTCGCGGGCTGGTACCGCACGATCGCGTACGTCGCCAACGGCGCGCGGATCGAGCAGGAACCCTGGGCGCTGGCCTTCCCCGGGACGGACCGCTCCGGCGCCTGAGGGGTGGTGAGCCGTCAGCCCGCGGACTCGGCCGCGTGCGGGCTCAGCCCGCCCGTCGAGACCAGCGCGATGATGACGATGCCGAGCGCGATGCGGTACCAGACGAACGGCATGAAGCTCTTGTGCGAGATGAACTTCATGAACCACGCGATGACGGCGTATCCGACCGCGAACGCGATCACCGTCGCGAGGATGGTCGGCCCCCACGCCACATGTCCGTTCGCGGTGGCGTCCTTGACCTCGAAGGTGCCCGAGGCGAGCACGGCCGGCATCGCGAGGAGGAAGGAGTAACGGGCCGCCGCGGCGCGGGTGTAGCCCATGAAGAGGCCGCCGCTGATGGTCGCGCCGGACCGGGAGACGCCGGGGATCAGGGCCATCGCCTGGCAGAGGCCGTACAGCAGGCCGTCCTTGACGTTCAGGTCCTCGAGTGCCTTGCGCTGCTTGGGCGCACGGTGCTTACCGCCGGTCTCGTCACGCGCCGCGAGCCGGTCTGCGATGCCGATGACCACGCCCATGACGATGAGCATCGTCGCGGTGATCCGCAGATCGCGGAACGGGCCCTCGATCTGGTCCTTGAGTGTCAGGCCGAGTACGCCGATGGGTATGGAGCCGACGATGACCAGCCAGCCCATCTGGGCGTCGTGGCTCCGGCGCATCTCCTTGTTCGTGAGCGAGCGGAACCACGCCGCGAGGATCCGGCCGACATCCTTGCGGAAGTAGATCAGTACCGCCGCCTCCGTGCCGAGCTGGGTGATCGCGGTGAAGGCCGCTCCGGGGTCCTCCCAGCCGGAGAACGCCGCCGTCAGGCGCAGATGCGCACTGGAGGAGACGGGAAGGAATTCGGTCAGCCCCTGGACGAGTCCGAGGATGAGGGATTCAAACCAAGACATGAAGTGAGGTGGTCCAAGCGCTGATCGGAAAGGGGCGACGGGCACGCCGAGCCGCTGCGGGCGGTGATCACGGGTGTTGGTGGCAGCGTAGCGTCCCCCAAGGACAGCTCTGCCACAGGGGTTTCGTGCGCAGACAGTGGGCGGGCAGTGGGCGGACGGCGGGCGGGCGGTGACGGTCCTGTGCCGACCCGGTGGGCAACGTGGTCCACGGTGTGACCAGGGTGTTGACCTGCCGCTGGACCGGGACATACGTTGCAGTGGAAGAGAAAGCGCTTGCTGCCGCCGGTTCCGCTTCGGTGTCACCATGCGTTGGCCAACGTCTGACGTCACGTCCGATGGAGCGCTGATCACGTACATGAGTAAGAGCACCGAGTCCGCCCCCAACCGCCCCGCGACCCCGTTCGAGGGCCGCCGTATCCGGGCCGCCGTCATCGGTACGGGCGCCATCGCGCGCGGGAGCCATGTTCCCGCGCTCGCCCGGCTCGCCGAGGAGGGCGAGACGGAGATCGTCGCCGCGGTCGACATTGCGGAGGGCGCCGTCCAGAAGTTCTGCGCCGAGGCGGGCATCCCGCACGCGTACACCGATCTGGACCGCATGCTGGAGGAGCAGCGGCCGGACCTGGTCGCGATCTGCACCCCGCCGACCCTGCACCGGGACCAGACCGTCGCCGCGCTGCGCGCCGGGGCCTGGGTCTGGTGCGAGAAGCCGCCGGTCCTGACGCTCGCCGACTTCGACGCCGTCGAGGCGGAGGAGGGGAAGGACGGGGGCCCGTACGCGGCCATCGTCTTCCAGCACCGGTTCGGCTCGGGGTCCCGGCACGTGCGGCGCCTCATCGCCGAGCGGACCATGGGCCGCCCGCTCGTCGCGCACTGCCAGACCACCTGGTACCGCAATGCCGAGTACTACGCCGTGCCCTGGCGCGGGCGCTGGGAGACCGAGGGCGGCGGGCCCGCGATGGGACACGGCATCCACCAGATGGACCTGCTCCTGGACCTGATGGGACCGTGGAGCGAGGTGCGGGCCATGGCCGGGCGCCTGGTGCACGACGTGGAGACGGAGGACGTCTCGACCGCCCTCGTCCGCTTCGGGAGCGGCGCGCTGGCCACGATCGTCAACAGCGTCCTGAGCCCGGACGAGGTGAGCCGCATCCGTATCGACTGCGAGCGCGCCACCGTCGAGCTCACGCACCTTTACGGCCACAGCAACGACAACTGGCGGATCACCCCGGCCCCCGACGTGTCCGACGAGGACGTGGCGGCCTGGCGTGACTTCGGTACGGACGTGCCCAGCTCGCATCTGGAGCAGCTGCGGGAGCTGGTCGCGAGCATGCGCGCGGGGGAGCGGCCGCGCAGCAGCGGCGCCGACGGGCGGACCAGCCTGGAACTGATCACCGCGCTCTACAAGTCGGCGTTCACGGACACGACCGTCCGCGCGGGGGAGGTCGGGCCCGGGGACCCGTTCTACACGGCCCTGCACGGGGGCGCGCCGGGTTGGGCGCCGCCCGCCGCGTCCGCCGGCGAGTCCGCGTCCACCGTGAGCCAGGAGGTGTCGGCATGACCGAGTCCGCGCAGGGTGCGCTGCGTATCGTCCACGCCCATGGTGATCGCATCACGATCAGCGACACGACCACCGGCGTGGAGCTGTTGAGCTACGTCTACCGGCCCGAGGCGGCCTGGGAGGCCCCCAAGCCGTATCTGCACCCCCTCAGGACGCTGGCCGGCGACATCGTCACGGACTACCGGCCCAACGACCACCGCTGGCACAAGGGCCTCCAGATGACGGCCTCCCACCTGTCGGGCTCCAACCTGTGGGGCGGCAACACGTACGTCCACGGGGAGGGATACCTCGAACTCCCTGAACGTGTCGGGTCGATGGCACACGTCGGCTTCGACGAGGTGGTCTCGGACGGGGGCCGCGCGGTCATCGCCGAGCGCCTCACCTGGCATCCGTACGACGGTGAGCTGTGGGCCGAGGAGGAGCGCCGCGTCGAGGTGCACGACGTCGATCCCGCTTCGGGTTCCTGGGCGCTGACCTGGACGACCGCGGTCACCAACCGGCGGGACGAGGCGCTGCGCTTCGGCAGCCCGACCACCGCGGGTCGGGAGATGGCCGGCTACACGGGCCTGTTCTGGCGCGGACCGCGCGCCTTCCGGGACGGCCGGATCATCGGGCCCGACTCCGAGGGGCCCGGCCTCATGGGGCGGCAGGCGCCCTGGCTCGCGTACTCCGGCGAGCACGACGGCGCCGACGGCCACGCGACGCTCGTCTTCGCGCACGCCCCCGAGAACGACCACACCGGGGAGGCGGGAGCCCACCCGGCCCACTGGTTCGTGCGCAACGATCCGTTCGCCGCCGTCGCCCCCTCGTTCGCCTTCTTCGACGAGCTCGAACTCGCCCCCGGCGACACCCTCACCCGCCGCTACCGCGTCGTCGTGGCCGACGGGGCCTGGGAGCGCGAGGAGGTCGCCAAGTACCTGGGGGAGCACCCGTGGTGAGCGGCGCGCACGAGACCCCGGTGTTCAGCGGGCTGCCGGGCGCCGTCGCCGTCTCGCACCTCTGCGTGTACGACTGGCCCGCCGCCGACGGGGTCTCCGGCGGAACCCCCCATCTGCACCTGACCTGTTCGGAGGCGTACGTCGTCACCGGCGGGCGCGGAGCGGTGCAGACGCTGACGACGTCCGGGTACGAGGTCACGCCGCTCGAACCCGGCACGGTCGCGTGGTTCACACCCGGCACCATCCACCGCCTGGTCAACGAGGACGACCTGCGCATCACCGTCCTCATGCAGAACAACGGCCTGCCCGAAGCGGGTGACGCCGTGCTCACCCTGCCTCCGGAGTACCTGACCGACCCCGAGACGTACGCGGCCGCGACGGCCATCCCGGCCGACGCGCCCGAGGAGGAGCAGGAGCGGGTCGCCCGGGCCCGGCGGGACCTCGCCCTGGAGGGCTACCGGGCGCTGCGCGTGGCGGACGGGCCCGAGCCGCTCGCCGCGTTCCACCGGGCCGCGGCCGCGCTGGTGCGGCCCCGGCTCGCCGAGTGGCGCGAGCGGTGGCGGCGCGGTGCCGAGGCCGCCGCCGCGGCCACGGGAGAGCAGCTCGACCGGCTGGAGGGGGGCGACGTCTCCCACCTCGCCGACGCCCTCGTACGGTCCGAACAGCCGTCCGCGCACGGCAAGTTCGGGATGTGCGGACGCCTCGACGTCTACAAGGGGACCCATTAGCCCCTACGGGGGTTCTTCTCCGGGCCCGCGCCACCACAGGCCCGTCCCTATGCCACCGCAGGCCCCGTCGCCGTCCAGCCCGGGGTCTGCGGGTGGGCCGTCAGGTGGCCGTGCTCGACCACCTCGCCGCACTCCCGGCACACGACCTGCGGGACCAGCTCATGGCCGCAGGTGTGCTCCAGCATCATGGGACGGAAACCGCCCTCCTGGAGATGGCGGTCGCCCCACGCCATCAGCGTGTGCAGCACCGGATCCAGTTCCAGACCGGCCTGGGTGGGCCGGTACTCGTAGCGCTTCGGGCGGTCGCTGTACTCGACCTTCTCCAGTACGCCCGCGTCGACGAGCCGTTTCAGGCGGGCGGTGAGCACATCGCGCGGTGCGCCGATGTTGCGGACGAGCTGGTCGAAGCGGGTGGCGCCGAGCGACACCTCGCGCAGTACCAACAGGGAGTACTTCTCGCCGACGAGAGCGAGTGTGTCGGCGATCGAACAGGGGCGGGCGTCCTTCATGCCACCAGTCTAGAGGGTGGGTTGGATTGTCCAACCCACTGGGTTACTGTTGAGTCACCTAGTGGGTTTGGAAAACAAACTTGGTGAGTCTGGAGATCAAACATGCGTGACGCCGTCATCGTCGAAGCCGTACGCACCCCCATCGGCAAGGGCAAGCCGAACGGCTCCCTCGCCCACGTCCACCCCGTGGAGCTCCTCGCCCACACACTGCGCACCCTCGTCGAGCGCTCCGGAGTCGATCCGGCGCTGATCGACGACGTCATCGGCGGGACCGTCAGCCAGGTGGGCGAGCAGGCCGCGAACATCACCCGGTACGCGGCGCTCTCGGCGGGTTTTCCCGAGACGGTGCCCGCCACCACCGTGGACCGCCAGTGCGGCTCGTCCCAGCAGGCCGTGCACTTCGCGGCCCAGGGTGTCCTGTCGGGGGCGTACGACATGGTCGTCGCCTGCGGCGTGGAATCGATGAGCCGTGTGCCTATGGGCTCGAACGTCCGAGGCACCGAGGATCCCTTCGGACCCGGGATCGCGGCGCGCTTCCCGGAGGGCCTGGTGCCGCAGGGCATCAGCGCCGAGCTCATCGCCGCAAAGTGGGGCCTGTCGCGCGCGCAGATGGACGCCTTCGCGGCGGGCTCGCACCAGAAGGCGGCCGCGGCCTGGGACAACGGCCTCTTCGACGGCGAGGTCGCGCCCCTGGAGGGCTTGGCCCGCGACGAGAGTGTCCGGCCCGCCACCACCACGGAGATACTCGCCGGACTCAAGCCCGCCTACTACGCCCCGGCCTACGCCGAGCGCTTCCCACAGATCGACTGGTCCGTCACGGCGGGCAACGCGAGCCCGATCAACGACGGCGCGTCGGCCGTGCTGATCACGTCGAGCGAGACCGCGGCCAGGCTCGGGCTGCGCCCGCTCGCCCGCCTGCACAGCTTCGCCGTCACCGGCTCCGACCCGCTGCTGATGCTCACGGGCGTCGTCCCGGCCACCGAGAAGGTGCTCCGCAAGGCGGGGCTCACCCTCGGCGACATCGACCTCTTCGAGGTGAACGAGGCCTTCGCGAGCGTCGTCCTGAGCTGGCAGCAGGAGACGGGCGCGGACCTGTCCCGGGTCAACGTGCACGGCGGGGCGATCGCGCTCGGCCACCCGCTCGGCGCGAGCGGCACCCGGCTGACGACCACCCTCGTGCACGCGATGCGCGAGCGCGGAGCCCGCTACGGGCTGCAGACGATGTGCGAGGCGGGAGGACTCGCCAACGCGATGGTCATCGAGGCCGTGTGATCGCGGACGACCCGGGCCGTCCGGGGTTCCCGAGAGCCGCCGTGCCGGAGGCTGATCAGTGTCCGCGCAGGTGGTGGCGCTTGCGCCAGGCCACCACCGCGCCGACCAGGGCCGGCAGCGCGATGAAGCCCATGGCGATCAGGAAGGCGGGGGAGGTCGGCGCCGAGGCCCGGGCCCCCGCGACGGCGTACGCGGCGGTGTTCGGGATCGATCCCAGGGCGGTGGCGAGGAGGAACGGCAGCCAGCCCATGCGGGAGACAGCCGCGCAGTAGTTCGCCGCCCAGAAGGGCACGC is a window of Streptomyces mirabilis DNA encoding:
- a CDS encoding winged helix-turn-helix transcriptional regulator yields the protein MAALDLLGRRWTLRVIRELHGNGAPIGFRDLQRRCDGMSSSVLSTRLTELREAGIASSTATAAQPAWHLTALGDDLVAAMGPLLDWSRAWAERR
- a CDS encoding thiolase family protein, which gives rise to MRDAVIVEAVRTPIGKGKPNGSLAHVHPVELLAHTLRTLVERSGVDPALIDDVIGGTVSQVGEQAANITRYAALSAGFPETVPATTVDRQCGSSQQAVHFAAQGVLSGAYDMVVACGVESMSRVPMGSNVRGTEDPFGPGIAARFPEGLVPQGISAELIAAKWGLSRAQMDAFAAGSHQKAAAAWDNGLFDGEVAPLEGLARDESVRPATTTEILAGLKPAYYAPAYAERFPQIDWSVTAGNASPINDGASAVLITSSETAARLGLRPLARLHSFAVTGSDPLLMLTGVVPATEKVLRKAGLTLGDIDLFEVNEAFASVVLSWQQETGADLSRVNVHGGAIALGHPLGASGTRLTTTLVHAMRERGARYGLQTMCEAGGLANAMVIEAV
- a CDS encoding PmoA family protein; its protein translation is MTESAQGALRIVHAHGDRITISDTTTGVELLSYVYRPEAAWEAPKPYLHPLRTLAGDIVTDYRPNDHRWHKGLQMTASHLSGSNLWGGNTYVHGEGYLELPERVGSMAHVGFDEVVSDGGRAVIAERLTWHPYDGELWAEEERRVEVHDVDPASGSWALTWTTAVTNRRDEALRFGSPTTAGREMAGYTGLFWRGPRAFRDGRIIGPDSEGPGLMGRQAPWLAYSGEHDGADGHATLVFAHAPENDHTGEAGAHPAHWFVRNDPFAAVAPSFAFFDELELAPGDTLTRRYRVVVADGAWEREEVAKYLGEHPW
- a CDS encoding carboxymuconolactone decarboxylase family protein — translated: MKQRIDGVTPPYEPETDRALHRWMPPGVAREPLMLFKVLERHPELASRMRALGAGLLVHGLLSDADRELVIARVAARSGCAYEWGVHMATYAETAGLTPRQVTLTATGGPDHPAWSDRQAALLRAVDELHDTARVSDAAWSGLREHLDEPEALELLVLAGWYRTIAYVANGARIEQEPWALAFPGTDRSGA
- a CDS encoding winged helix-turn-helix transcriptional regulator; this translates as MKDARPCSIADTLALVGEKYSLLVLREVSLGATRFDQLVRNIGAPRDVLTARLKRLVDAGVLEKVEYSDRPKRYEYRPTQAGLELDPVLHTLMAWGDRHLQEGGFRPMMLEHTCGHELVPQVVCRECGEVVEHGHLTAHPQTPGWTATGPAVA
- a CDS encoding Gfo/Idh/MocA family protein, with product MSKSTESAPNRPATPFEGRRIRAAVIGTGAIARGSHVPALARLAEEGETEIVAAVDIAEGAVQKFCAEAGIPHAYTDLDRMLEEQRPDLVAICTPPTLHRDQTVAALRAGAWVWCEKPPVLTLADFDAVEAEEGKDGGPYAAIVFQHRFGSGSRHVRRLIAERTMGRPLVAHCQTTWYRNAEYYAVPWRGRWETEGGGPAMGHGIHQMDLLLDLMGPWSEVRAMAGRLVHDVETEDVSTALVRFGSGALATIVNSVLSPDEVSRIRIDCERATVELTHLYGHSNDNWRITPAPDVSDEDVAAWRDFGTDVPSSHLEQLRELVASMRAGERPRSSGADGRTSLELITALYKSAFTDTTVRAGEVGPGDPFYTALHGGAPGWAPPAASAGESASTVSQEVSA
- a CDS encoding undecaprenyl-diphosphate phosphatase; the protein is MSWFESLILGLVQGLTEFLPVSSSAHLRLTAAFSGWEDPGAAFTAITQLGTEAAVLIYFRKDVGRILAAWFRSLTNKEMRRSHDAQMGWLVIVGSIPIGVLGLTLKDQIEGPFRDLRITATMLIVMGVVIGIADRLAARDETGGKHRAPKQRKALEDLNVKDGLLYGLCQAMALIPGVSRSGATISGGLFMGYTRAAAARYSFLLAMPAVLASGTFEVKDATANGHVAWGPTILATVIAFAVGYAVIAWFMKFISHKSFMPFVWYRIALGIVIIALVSTGGLSPHAAESAG
- a CDS encoding SDR family NAD(P)-dependent oxidoreductase translates to MTRHVTVVTGGSRGIGAATCARLAADGHDVAVGYVSDGAAAEWTASAVRAAGARCVTVRVDTSDEDDVERLFDTAADRLGPVTGLVNNAGVTGPLGRLADTDPADLRRVVDVNLLGTLLCSRRAARSMAAWGSGVIVNVSSTAATLGSPGDFVHYAATKAAVDALTVGLAKELGPDGIRVNAVAPGMIATEMHATSGDPGRAERAASSIPLRRVGQAEEVAAAIAWLMSPDASYTTGAVLRVSGGR
- a CDS encoding cupin domain-containing protein; amino-acid sequence: MSGAHETPVFSGLPGAVAVSHLCVYDWPAADGVSGGTPHLHLTCSEAYVVTGGRGAVQTLTTSGYEVTPLEPGTVAWFTPGTIHRLVNEDDLRITVLMQNNGLPEAGDAVLTLPPEYLTDPETYAAATAIPADAPEEEQERVARARRDLALEGYRALRVADGPEPLAAFHRAAAALVRPRLAEWRERWRRGAEAAAAATGEQLDRLEGGDVSHLADALVRSEQPSAHGKFGMCGRLDVYKGTH